TTGAACCTGAAAGTGTCATTCCAATGAGTGGTATGGTGATAGGCAATAGCATGATAGCTATTGGACTCGCATTAGAGCGAATGAAGAGTGAGTTTAAAGAAGGGAGAGAAAAAATTCTTGCAGCCCTTTCTTTAGGGGCAAAGCCTGATCAGGCAGCACAGTTATTTATAAAAAAAATTGTTAAAGCTTCGATGATTCCCAATGTAGATGGACTTAAAACGATTGGGTTGGTTCAGTTGCCAGGAATGATGACCGGTCTTATACTTGGGGGAGTGGCACCTATTGAAGCTATTAGATATCAAATCGTCATTTCGCTCAGCATTTTTGCTTCAGTATCATTAAGCGCCATGTTAATCACCGTTTTCTTTTATCGTTTTTTCTTTAATGAAAATCAACAATTAATTATGTTTGATGATAACTAAAGGAGTTTTAGCAGAATGGGAAATAAAATCGTTTTATTACTTCCAATTGGTGTAATGCTTGGGTTATTTATATTTGGCTATGTCAGCTTAAGCGGCACAGAGGGCGTGACGAACGAAGAATTACAGGAAACACTAATTTTACAGGCTGAACAAGTAGACGACTCTCACGTGAATATTAAGTGGCAATGGGGAAACTTCCCTAAGGATGGGCTAGCGGGTACGGATTACATAGAATTATTCATCATAGATGCTTCGGGTAATGAAAAATCCTCAGAAGTTTCTGGTGGAATGCTGCAATTAACACAAGGTGGCGATACTTTGTATCAGAATGACGAGGTGAAAAAAACATTCAATGGTGCAGTCATGAGTTTGCCTAATGACACGAGTGATGAAGCTATTTTAGGCCCAACTGGTGAAGCGACATTTCGCTTAACAGAACCATTAGAAGAAGGGGAGACAGTCGCTATTCGTTATTATCATACATGGGTGGAGCATCAATTGTCACTCTCTCAAGAAGTAACGCTAAATGAAGCCCTTGAAAAAGAAATTAGCCAGTATTATTGGGTTTCAAAGGTTAAAGAATAAGCCTGGTTTATAAAAAATGATACTCTATTAGGAAAATCCGGTGTGTTTATGTATGCCTAGTTAAGTGTGCTAAACATTAAAGGTTTGTCTGGCTTGATAGAGCTAATAATTGTGATGCAAACTACAACAAAATGGCTATGGAGCTTTAAAAAATGACATTTAGAAAATTTAAAAATAAACAATTTAGTATAGGTTTATCATAGATAAACGTCCGTTAAACTCCCAGCGGAAAATAGAGAGGAGAGGTAACTCTATTGAGACGGGAGATAATGAATCCTGACGTCCTGATTCACTCAACGACCACTCAGAGGGAGAAGAACGAAAACTTCCCCTGAGTGAAGGTTCGTTTTATCAAAAGGAGGGAGTAAATTGGCTATAGCAGATGTAACGATTATGCCTTTGGGAGCTGGAACAACAAGTGTGTCTGATGTAGTGGCAGAAGTACATCGACTCTTGAAGAGGTCTGAACTGCCAATTAATTATCAGTTAACACCGATGAGTACAATTTTGGAAGGTGAAGTTGATGATTTATATGCGATACTTAAGCAAATTCAAGAGGTGCCTTTTAGCTTAGGTCACAAACGTATAGCAATGAACATTCGTATAGATGACCGAAGAGATAAAATGTCATCTATGAAAAGTAAGGTAGCGATGGTCAATAAAAAATTAATAGACGAAACGGATTAAGTCGTAAGTAAAAGAGCTGTCTGTAAACAGACAGCTCTTTTACATGCTATGTTATCCGACAGTTCCCCCACCGCCGTATAAAAAGAATGCTATGAGTGTACGAATAGAAAACCATCCAAACACAGCCACTGAAATCGCGGCAAAACCAACAGCAAAGAAATTTTTACGCTTTAATTCCTTGTAGCCCCCAATAATAGCAAAAATAGTGATCAGGAGCGTAATGATTCCCATTATCATGTTACTTCCTCCTTTATATATACACTAGCTTATGTAGACATGGCCAAAACATGTAAACCCTATCATACGTAAGATTCAGTTCACCCCTTATTTTACTGGCTTTTGGTATTTTTGTCGAGTACCCCACTAAAATTTGTCCCAGATAAGCTTCCGTAAACCTCCCGGGTCAAAATAGTGAGGGGATCTAACTCTATTTAGGCGAAAGCTAACGGGGCGCTAATGTCCTGATTGACTCGGGCCAACAGGATGTTGGTCACACAAGCGTTTCCACAGGACGCGAAGACGTTAGCTTGTGTTCTTTATCAGTGGGAGGTGAACGAAATCTCCTCCTGATTGAAGGGCGTTTTATAGTCTTCTTTTAATTTGCTTTGAAAACAATCTTCTCACCGTAGTACAATAACAATAGTGAAGGAGGGAGCAATATATGAAATGGGAAAAGATATCACTCGGACCATTGCAGACCAATGGCTTTGTTCTGTACAAAGATGGAGAAGGATTAATGATTGATCCAGGAGGTAATGAAGAGAAGTTATTTCAGCTACTGGATGACAAGAAGATCACGGTTAAAGCAATACTTTTAACCCACGCGCATTTTGATCATATCGGTGGAGTAGAGGCTGTGAGGACAAAATACCGATGTCCTGTATATGTACATAAAAATGAAGCGGATTGGCTTACGGATCCAACGTTAAATGGCTCTGCCTTATTTTTAAGGGAAGAAGCCATAACGAGCGAAAAAGCAGATCATGTTTTTTCTAAAGAAGGGTCTTATAGCATATCAGGCTTTCAATTTGAATTATTAGAAACACCAGGTCATTCACCAGGAAGC
The genomic region above belongs to Bacillus sp. A301a_S52 and contains:
- the fetB gene encoding iron export ABC transporter permease subunit FetB, whose product is MAPEISNLSMLFLILFILIPVSLSYFYSLGLSSQIMWSSFRGISQLFLIGFFLTYLFSLNPIYGIPFMLGCMIFIASYHASKRGPGLSFIFPVVFAVITVIEIFVLTVWLGFNMITFEPESVIPMSGMVIGNSMIAIGLALERMKSEFKEGREKILAALSLGAKPDQAAQLFIKKIVKASMIPNVDGLKTIGLVQLPGMMTGLILGGVAPIEAIRYQIVISLSIFASVSLSAMLITVFFYRFFFNENQQLIMFDDN
- a CDS encoding MTH1187 family thiamine-binding protein, producing MAIADVTIMPLGAGTTSVSDVVAEVHRLLKRSELPINYQLTPMSTILEGEVDDLYAILKQIQEVPFSLGHKRIAMNIRIDDRRDKMSSMKSKVAMVNKKLIDETD
- a CDS encoding DUF2759 domain-containing protein — its product is MIMGIITLLITIFAIIGGYKELKRKNFFAVGFAAISVAVFGWFSIRTLIAFFLYGGGGTVG
- a CDS encoding MBL fold metallo-hydrolase, with protein sequence MKWEKISLGPLQTNGFVLYKDGEGLMIDPGGNEEKLFQLLDDKKITVKAILLTHAHFDHIGGVEAVRTKYRCPVYVHKNEADWLTDPTLNGSALFLREEAITSEKADHVFSKEGSYSISGFQFELLETPGHSPGSVSYYFAEEKIVFSGDVLFHGGVGRTDLPGGDHDTLMTTLHEKMLELPDETIVANGHGPETLIGKEKEHNPFINGFGW